The Brassica oleracea var. oleracea cultivar TO1000 unplaced genomic scaffold, BOL UnpScaffold01340, whole genome shotgun sequence region ggtcgatccggtacacggctcTGTCCGTTGATCTGGTACGGCTGAATAGCTGAACCTCAGCTGGACTGATCTGATCGTCCTGGTCACTATGCTGAGTCTGCTCCACGTCCTGGTCCAGGTTCTGGGTTCTATCAACCTGCGTCCTGTGTTCTACAGGGATTGAGTCTCATGATCACCTGTTCTTTCAATGTCCCTATGCTACTGTAGTCTGGACTCGATTCTGTGCTTCATATATAACGGCCCCTCCGGTATCTATCCTCTCGTGCATCAATTTGCTGGACCAAGCCCCGCTGGCATCCTCTACTGCTGCACAATCGGTTTTCAAGCTTCTGTTGCAAGTCATCTCCTATGTCTTTTGGCGGGAAAGAAATTTCAGAATCTTCAGAGACACATCATCACCAACTCAGGCTTCTGTTTCCCGGGTTGACAGGATGATTCGCGACCGTCTTCTCTCCATCATTCCACCCTCTTCACGTCCTCCACCAGCCCCTTCCCTGCtgcaaatctttttttctttctcactttCTCCTGTCTAATGTTGTTGTTTCCTTCCTTTTCTGTAATAAGTGGTCTTCCACAACTCTGTAAAACTGAAAACTGgttataaatcttaacattttaaccaaaaaaaaaaaagggagtgATTTGTTTATACGAAAAAGTTTGCGGTCTTAGGAATATAATCTTTTCAAGCtgtaacactacaagaaaacaggttTTTACCTACTGGAAGAATAGTAGCTAATCGGTAGCTAAATCAAGATTAACGACTGATTTATGACTAATTAAGCATGTCGTTATAGTATGCGTCGCTAAATAAATCAATCGTTAATCGGTCGGTATTTAGCCACTGACTAGCAACCATTATATCAGTCGTTTAACAGTCGTAACGTAGCCGCTAAGGTGCGACTAATTTAGAGACTAATATACCAGTCGCTAAACAGTCGATAACTATAGCGACTGACTAGTGACTAATTAGTGACCGAGGTTGCTACGGTTAACGACTGATTATCAACGAATTTAGCGACGGATAAGTGACTACGGAGCTACTGCTTTTTGACCGATACAAACATTGATTTGGGATttggtatttatttattttggttcacttttgatttttatttgttggaTTAATTATTTGACAGATGCTAAATGAAGAAACTGAAAGTAGATTAAAGTTTTTAGAATCCTAAATACCAAAAAGATACATCCCAAATCAAACACCAAAATACCAAAAGATACATACCAAAAAGTTATCAGAGTTGTTATATGTTCAAAATACCAAACACCAAAAGATAGTTAAATATGATAACCTAAGAACACAGAGCTTTTACTGATCAGGAGGAGCTGGAGATGATGCTTCAGAGGCAATGAAATCAAGGTATTTTTGGTCAGTTGAACGCATGTACTTGTTCATAAGGGAGAACTCAGCCATCTTAGACTGGTTAGTAGCTTGTTCCAGAGCACGGTCTGCCTCAGCCTTGGCAATACGGGCTTCTTGTTCTTTTATCTTGAGTTCAGCTTCTTCAAGCTTTTGTTGCATGTGCATGAAAGAATAGGAGCTGATCGGGTCATTTGGTTTTCTcttaagcttcttcttcaggcTTCCAATACCAAAAAGGTCTCCTCTGTCATTGCAGAAAGTTGACtacaacaaagaaaacaatgagTAAGTCATTATCAATCAATTTCCAAGCTGGAAAACAACTCCAAACTCTTAATGCAAAAACTTATgactgtaaaatatttttaaaaaaaatactagacCTGAATAAACAGCTCGTTGTCCTCTTCTATTGCTAGCAAAAGCCCCTCTGAGATTTCAGTGTTATCCTTCTCAAGGTTAGCcaacttctcttcctttttctttttgtaagcCTCAGCAACTTTTTCTGCTTTGAAATCAACATAGGTTCCATCTTTTCTTGTATGAGCCTT contains the following coding sequences:
- the LOC106321239 gene encoding uncharacterized protein LOC106321239 yields the protein MTAYWDTEAAVGKSRKASAARLSERNGLGIHKHNSGQKSYMQIEQELVSIIFFVSFSLTLVSFSCVSFFHLISDSGVELGRPVSFGEVFIKAHTRKDGTYVDFKAEKVAEAYKKKKEEKLANLEKDNTEISEGLLLAIEEDNELFIQSTFCNDRGDLFGIGSLKKKLKRKPNDPISSYSFMHMQQKLEEAELKIKEQEARIAKAEADRALEQATNQSKMAEFSLMNKYMRSTDQKYLDFIASEASSPAPPDQ